A genomic region of Ensifer adhaerens contains the following coding sequences:
- a CDS encoding putative phage tail protein: MARDPALNTVTTLASIGLQPVSVPAPQDSLSMPSNDDLVSAAISLWPQGAAWGSPDGQAVSLNSNLARFTRVLIDSFEWLYARAFQLWREATVSGGVFDLLPEWEAEYGLPDTCIEGPSTRSERLRALEAKVLSQATVTPGDIIRIASSYGFSISIEEPAMFECGFSECGGEHTLGDIRQESFWIARVFDLAIDYFRVGESELSVDPLFDIGDGERLLCILNRISPAWTTPVLSFFAYLIDGQGNRLTDGDGRYLISGAI; this comes from the coding sequence ATGGCGCGTGACCCGGCTCTTAACACGGTGACGACGCTTGCTTCGATCGGGCTTCAGCCGGTCTCCGTTCCTGCTCCCCAAGACAGCCTGTCAATGCCAAGTAACGATGATCTCGTCTCGGCGGCGATATCGCTCTGGCCACAGGGGGCGGCGTGGGGATCGCCAGACGGTCAGGCGGTGAGCCTGAATAGCAATCTCGCCCGCTTTACTCGCGTGCTGATCGACTCATTCGAATGGCTCTACGCCCGGGCCTTTCAGCTTTGGCGCGAAGCGACCGTGAGTGGTGGTGTATTTGATCTATTGCCGGAATGGGAGGCGGAGTACGGGCTTCCGGATACGTGCATTGAGGGGCCGTCGACACGATCCGAACGGCTTCGCGCGCTGGAAGCCAAAGTCCTCAGTCAGGCGACGGTCACGCCTGGCGACATCATCCGGATTGCGAGCTCCTATGGCTTTTCGATCTCGATCGAGGAGCCGGCTATGTTTGAATGCGGCTTTTCGGAATGCGGCGGAGAACACACCCTTGGTGATATCCGTCAGGAATCCTTCTGGATCGCGCGCGTTTTTGATCTGGCCATCGATTATTTCCGCGTCGGGGAAAGCGAACTTAGCGTCGATCCCTTGTTCGATATCGGCGATGGGGAGCGTTTGCTCTGCATCCTGAATCGCATCTCGCCGGCATGGACAACGCCGGTGCTGTCCTTCTTCGCATACCTGATCGATGGGCAAGGCAACCGCCTCACCGATGGTGACGGTCGCTACCTGATATCCGGTGCAATCTAA
- a CDS encoding baseplate J/gp47 family protein, with protein MAWTIRSLGETSARVRGAFRQYLPGTDSALANNFVTVTGKVLAGISHEFELRMGWLARQLFLSTASGPYLALHASDVGIYRRPAASASGVIEGLGLAGTVYPAGIRFVSGRNTYVSTAPATAAAGGQLSLAVTSLEFAASANRDADGAMTLADPGLWPDLDTQWAVAAGGIGGGADIESDESLRTRGLQRKRNPPGGGTLTDYERIALSVSGVAKAWAYRDTQSPGFVVVFFLFEGRPNLIPLPADVDAVQAAIDAQRLIRVDDSVAQAPIARPVDITISGLSVDTEELRARISENLTAMFRDRCRPGIPANVFVLSRSWISETISQTTGEDRHTLLAPSGDIVLTDGQFPVLGVVTYGA; from the coding sequence ATGGCCTGGACGATCCGCTCTCTCGGCGAGACCTCTGCGCGCGTTCGTGGCGCCTTTCGACAATACCTGCCGGGCACGGATTCGGCACTGGCAAACAACTTCGTGACGGTGACCGGAAAGGTGCTGGCGGGCATCAGTCACGAATTCGAACTGCGGATGGGCTGGCTGGCGCGACAGTTGTTTCTGTCGACCGCGAGCGGTCCGTATCTTGCTCTGCATGCATCAGATGTCGGTATCTATCGCCGGCCGGCGGCATCGGCGTCTGGTGTGATTGAAGGACTGGGGCTTGCGGGCACCGTCTACCCCGCCGGTATCCGTTTTGTGTCTGGTCGAAACACCTATGTTTCGACGGCGCCGGCGACAGCGGCGGCCGGGGGACAGCTAAGTCTGGCGGTGACGTCGCTCGAGTTTGCAGCGTCTGCCAATCGTGATGCGGACGGCGCAATGACACTTGCCGATCCTGGTTTGTGGCCCGATCTCGATACGCAATGGGCTGTGGCGGCTGGCGGTATTGGCGGTGGTGCAGACATCGAAAGCGATGAATCGCTGCGAACGCGAGGACTTCAGCGCAAGCGCAACCCGCCAGGTGGTGGCACGCTGACTGATTACGAACGCATTGCACTATCCGTGTCTGGAGTCGCGAAAGCCTGGGCCTATCGGGATACGCAGTCACCGGGTTTCGTTGTCGTCTTCTTTCTCTTCGAAGGTCGCCCCAATCTGATCCCGTTGCCTGCTGACGTCGATGCAGTGCAGGCGGCGATCGATGCACAAAGGCTGATCAGGGTTGACGACAGCGTTGCCCAGGCCCCGATCGCACGACCGGTCGATATCACCATATCCGGGCTTTCCGTGGATACGGAGGAGCTGCGGGCGCGTATTTCCGAAAACCTGACGGCAATGTTTCGTGATCGGTGCAGGCCTGGCATTCCGGCAAACGTGTTCGTCCTGTCGCGGTCGTGGATTTCTGAGACGATTTCCCAGACCACGGGTGAAGACCGGCATACGCTGCTTGCTCCATCGGGCGACATCGTCCTCACGGATGGGCAGTTTCCGGTTCTGGGGGTCGTGACCTATGGCGCGTGA
- a CDS encoding phage GP46 family protein: MVRIVPIQEQQEPYRSPDLLWDGVAGDLAVNPLDHAEAPGDLRAEQGLATQVLIHLQTDRRVEASELRDGEDNRGWIGDSFDLMNDEQPLGSRLWLLRRRGIFDGIETVVEDYVREALQPLIDQGAVASVGVEVSVDRTASRVDYTASLYGRDGARVYERKFDIMWRQLDGVVSPLAR, encoded by the coding sequence ATGGTCAGAATTGTCCCCATCCAAGAACAGCAAGAGCCGTATCGTTCGCCGGACCTGCTCTGGGATGGCGTGGCCGGAGATCTGGCCGTCAACCCTCTCGATCACGCGGAAGCGCCCGGAGATCTGCGGGCCGAACAGGGGCTGGCGACGCAGGTACTCATCCACCTTCAGACTGATCGACGCGTCGAGGCTAGCGAGCTTCGGGATGGTGAGGACAACCGCGGCTGGATCGGTGACAGTTTCGACCTGATGAATGACGAGCAGCCGCTTGGCTCCCGCCTGTGGCTTCTGCGCCGTCGTGGCATCTTCGACGGTATCGAGACTGTGGTCGAAGACTATGTTCGCGAGGCGCTGCAGCCGCTCATCGACCAGGGTGCGGTCGCCTCGGTCGGGGTCGAGGTTTCGGTTGATAGAACAGCGAGCCGCGTCGACTACACCGCCTCTCTCTACGGGCGGGATGGTGCGCGCGTCTACGAGCGCAAGTTCGACATCATGTGGCGGCAGCTCGACGGCGTCGTCAGTCCTTTGGCGCGCTGA
- a CDS encoding phage baseplate assembly protein, with amino-acid sequence MRPSSSGPLEKVSVDGLPPLKSIEINVSAEEASRTASGDFVLVGRGLPVVPGLPTTIRASGDLLLTGFVRDVNSSYGEVDRSLSCSFVSKTIDLIEASAVHDGGEILNKDLVAIAKELDSYGVGIETDGAAFSPEPRHKLQLGESAFSSIERRARGRGALIYDTAKGRLKIATKPEGVHAGTLKRGVNILPGSSASLTEAGRYSEIRVRGQQSAGVEKQQLRPQTKVTDSGVTRKRVLILPYEGEAIVDAMRQRAIWQARRAAGNSVTASLLVTGWRDDGGKLWSPNWLIQVEDDWLGIEGQMIIKSVVFSQGERTWATLSLADPRALGGENPRGKTSAGYAAPGIIEAEYEDE; translated from the coding sequence ATGCGCCCATCGAGTTCAGGACCACTGGAGAAGGTCAGCGTCGATGGATTGCCACCGCTGAAATCGATCGAGATCAACGTCTCGGCAGAAGAGGCATCCCGAACGGCAAGCGGCGATTTCGTTCTGGTCGGGCGCGGTCTTCCTGTCGTTCCGGGGCTTCCGACAACCATTCGCGCCAGCGGCGATCTGTTGCTGACGGGTTTCGTTCGCGACGTCAATTCGTCCTATGGGGAAGTAGACCGCAGTCTGTCCTGCTCGTTTGTGTCCAAAACCATAGATCTGATCGAAGCCTCTGCCGTTCATGATGGCGGGGAGATCCTGAACAAGGACCTCGTTGCTATTGCCAAGGAGCTGGATAGCTACGGGGTTGGCATTGAGACGGATGGAGCGGCGTTTTCTCCTGAGCCTCGGCATAAACTGCAGCTTGGGGAGAGTGCATTCTCGTCGATCGAGCGGAGAGCGCGTGGCCGTGGGGCGCTGATCTATGATACCGCGAAGGGGCGGCTAAAGATCGCCACGAAACCGGAGGGCGTCCATGCGGGGACGCTGAAGCGCGGCGTCAACATCCTTCCTGGCTCCAGTGCTTCCTTGACGGAAGCGGGGCGATACTCGGAAATCCGAGTTCGCGGTCAGCAAAGTGCCGGCGTCGAAAAGCAGCAACTGCGTCCGCAAACGAAGGTGACGGACAGTGGCGTGACACGCAAGCGCGTGCTCATCCTGCCTTACGAGGGCGAAGCCATTGTTGACGCGATGCGTCAGCGTGCGATCTGGCAAGCGCGTCGCGCGGCCGGCAACAGTGTAACCGCCTCACTTCTTGTCACCGGCTGGCGCGACGATGGCGGCAAGCTCTGGTCGCCGAACTGGCTTATTCAGGTTGAAGACGACTGGCTTGGGATCGAGGGGCAGATGATCATCAAGAGTGTGGTCTTCAGTCAGGGTGAGCGGACATGGGCGACGCTGTCGCTTGCAGACCCTCGGGCGCTCGGCGGTGAAAACCCGCGCGGCAAGACTTCGGCGGGTTATGCAGCCCCGGGCATTATCGAAGCGGAGTATGAGGACGAATGA
- a CDS encoding DNA circularization N-terminal domain-containing protein, with translation MKDWAVRLRKASFRGVDFWVDAEDFSAGKRIARHEYAGGRYTYLEEMGLATASYDVTAYLIGDDSDSASRSLTSACLAAGPGRLVLPIDAGQLAYIEGFRRSRVRDRRGYIAFDFTVIPLSNQPGGVLGVGDLSAVVASRLGSAADVFASIFPASADIPFVADWLTSAVSVLVTDDLDNVSLGQKIAAAVKLGTVGFARETMDVMRIVGESVVDPSGFDTLRLPEGGDQTTVDAASILLAQGLCIAAPRVAWVTRPQARAARNRIRSVGEAALAVVSEKGAIAVDLYQFVAQLVEVAVRIVSDQAADAVPVVRVETGVSLPSTVLAYRLYGSADRAGDVVDIARSGTPMLMPIAFDALES, from the coding sequence ATGAAGGATTGGGCCGTGCGGCTGCGCAAGGCGAGCTTCCGCGGTGTCGACTTCTGGGTCGACGCGGAAGACTTCTCCGCTGGAAAGCGGATCGCACGGCACGAGTATGCCGGCGGTCGATACACCTATCTCGAAGAGATGGGGCTTGCGACTGCATCCTATGATGTCACGGCCTATCTGATTGGTGACGACAGCGACAGCGCCTCGCGGAGCCTTACGTCTGCCTGTCTGGCTGCCGGTCCTGGCCGGCTTGTGCTGCCGATTGATGCTGGACAGCTAGCCTATATCGAGGGTTTCCGAAGGAGCCGAGTGCGTGACCGGCGCGGCTATATCGCCTTCGACTTCACTGTCATACCTTTGTCCAATCAGCCTGGCGGCGTGCTTGGTGTCGGTGACCTGAGTGCAGTTGTCGCCTCTCGTCTTGGGTCGGCGGCGGATGTGTTTGCCTCGATCTTCCCGGCATCTGCCGACATTCCTTTTGTTGCCGATTGGCTTACGTCGGCCGTTTCGGTGCTGGTCACTGATGATCTTGATAACGTTTCGCTCGGCCAGAAGATTGCGGCGGCCGTCAAACTTGGCACCGTTGGTTTTGCCCGCGAAACGATGGACGTCATGCGGATCGTTGGGGAGAGCGTCGTCGACCCTTCCGGCTTCGATACCTTGCGCTTGCCCGAAGGCGGTGACCAGACGACGGTTGATGCCGCGAGTATCCTGCTTGCTCAAGGTCTATGCATTGCAGCACCACGTGTCGCGTGGGTGACAAGGCCGCAGGCGCGCGCTGCGCGTAACCGCATCAGATCTGTCGGCGAGGCAGCCCTTGCGGTGGTTTCGGAGAAAGGCGCCATTGCGGTCGACCTTTACCAGTTTGTTGCCCAGCTCGTCGAAGTTGCCGTTCGGATCGTATCTGACCAGGCGGCCGACGCCGTGCCGGTCGTGAGGGTGGAGACTGGTGTCTCTCTGCCTTCGACGGTGCTGGCCTATCGCCTCTATGGCAGCGCGGATCGTGCGGGTGATGTCGTCGACATAGCGAGATCCGGAACGCCTATGCTGATGCCGATCGCTTTCGACGCGCTGGAGAGTTGA
- a CDS encoding phage tail tape measure protein, with product MNREIEARLKYTAVDKTGSAHKSVADKLDGINKRAAAFNRQQGVFARSTSAMYATIARYAAPAAIAYGAKVALTDFAALERQMTRIGITADASSKQTADAFALAQKVSKDLKFDSVAPAIEALDTLVSSGKSLEEAMAFLPSVLATAQASGAATADIANTGLKAADALKIETAQLQRAFDVMVVGGKAGQFELKDMAQYIPGLANSFATLGYEGEDGLKKLVAMLQTIREDTGDASSAATQAQNIFGKMYSEETANKFKDFGINLRKEMTEARKAGEDAVAAFVRISKEAIKGDLSKLPLLFSDQEFRLGMQSLMTSTDSFERFLKLMNSAEVDGAVWRDVQRVMTDTQSSIDQMSNSWERLKTSFGSAIAPDATAALNGMSDRLDYHSAVNAGLEKNGVNGFWNRTKWGLTSSDDEKMQMAIKGGYSNKDAIAEYQRGRYEREANNPSVGRHSRGTPVAAKVNAIPAGFAPTSAPGLGLSDLVTVPSKEDFKAALKIDLGFKRQGEEAGAAVADGGKEAGKAIEESAAFFKVAGYDVGAAIANAARDLASAASKMSAVGSYANPGQRPAVNADTGRSMPPSAGRPAGSFK from the coding sequence ATGAACCGCGAAATCGAAGCACGACTGAAGTACACGGCCGTCGACAAGACGGGTAGTGCGCACAAGTCCGTCGCGGACAAGCTGGATGGCATCAACAAACGTGCTGCTGCCTTCAACCGGCAGCAGGGCGTCTTCGCGCGATCCACCTCCGCGATGTATGCGACCATTGCTCGGTATGCTGCGCCGGCAGCGATCGCCTACGGGGCGAAGGTTGCGCTGACGGATTTCGCAGCACTTGAGCGGCAAATGACGCGGATCGGGATCACGGCCGACGCATCGTCGAAGCAGACGGCGGACGCTTTCGCCTTGGCGCAAAAGGTGTCGAAGGATCTGAAGTTCGACAGCGTTGCTCCCGCGATCGAGGCGCTCGACACGCTGGTTTCGTCCGGCAAATCTCTGGAAGAGGCAATGGCTTTTCTTCCGTCCGTTTTGGCGACGGCGCAAGCGTCGGGTGCCGCGACTGCGGACATAGCCAATACCGGTCTGAAGGCTGCCGACGCTCTGAAGATCGAGACGGCGCAACTGCAGCGGGCTTTCGACGTCATGGTCGTCGGCGGCAAGGCCGGTCAGTTCGAATTGAAGGATATGGCCCAATACATTCCCGGCCTTGCAAACAGCTTTGCGACGCTGGGTTACGAGGGTGAGGATGGCCTGAAAAAGCTGGTCGCCATGCTGCAAACCATCCGCGAGGATACTGGCGACGCTTCTTCGGCGGCGACGCAGGCGCAGAACATCTTCGGCAAGATGTATTCCGAAGAGACCGCAAACAAGTTCAAGGACTTCGGTATCAACCTTCGCAAGGAGATGACTGAGGCCCGAAAAGCCGGTGAAGATGCCGTGGCGGCCTTCGTGCGGATCTCGAAGGAGGCAATCAAAGGTGACCTTTCCAAGTTGCCGTTGTTGTTCTCCGACCAGGAATTCCGGCTTGGCATGCAGTCGCTGATGACCAGCACGGACAGCTTTGAGCGGTTTTTGAAGCTGATGAACTCAGCGGAAGTCGACGGTGCTGTGTGGCGAGACGTGCAGCGCGTGATGACGGATACGCAATCGTCGATCGACCAGATGTCGAATAGCTGGGAGCGTCTGAAGACTTCGTTCGGCAGCGCTATTGCGCCAGATGCCACGGCAGCATTGAACGGGATGTCGGATAGACTTGACTATCATTCCGCGGTGAATGCCGGGCTGGAGAAGAACGGCGTCAACGGTTTCTGGAACCGGACGAAGTGGGGCCTGACCAGTTCCGACGACGAAAAAATGCAGATGGCGATCAAGGGCGGCTACAGCAACAAGGACGCCATCGCAGAATATCAGAGGGGCCGGTACGAGCGCGAGGCTAATAACCCTTCGGTCGGCCGGCACAGCCGGGGCACCCCCGTTGCCGCTAAGGTGAATGCAATCCCAGCTGGGTTCGCTCCGACGAGTGCGCCGGGCCTCGGGCTTTCCGACCTGGTCACGGTTCCGAGTAAGGAAGACTTCAAGGCTGCCTTGAAAATCGACCTCGGCTTCAAGCGTCAGGGGGAGGAGGCGGGGGCAGCCGTCGCGGATGGCGGCAAGGAAGCCGGCAAGGCGATCGAGGAGTCTGCGGCCTTCTTCAAGGTTGCCGGCTACGATGTGGGTGCTGCCATCGCCAATGCGGCGCGCGATCTCGCCAGTGCGGCCTCGAAGATGAGTGCGGTGGGCAGTTACGCCAATCCCGGTCAGCGGCCGGCAGTGAATGCGGATACGGGGCGCAGCATGCCGCCTTCCGCCGGGCGACCGGCTGGTAGTTTCAAATAG
- a CDS encoding phage tail tube protein: protein MAGKDFGGRMQVRLSGGVPLSLRGTFSVLAGRQSIEAVTNQDGSTDRVGTPTAPRANVTFKDSGIDLAALMEAPRQNIVITEEMTGVTHHFIDAFFSGESENNRINGEVSGLTIVGDTYRRTGG, encoded by the coding sequence ATGGCAGGCAAGGATTTCGGCGGCCGTATGCAGGTTCGCCTTTCGGGCGGCGTGCCGCTTTCGTTGCGGGGCACCTTCTCGGTTCTGGCGGGTCGCCAGTCGATCGAGGCGGTGACCAACCAGGATGGTTCGACCGATCGTGTCGGCACCCCGACCGCGCCGCGTGCGAACGTGACCTTCAAGGATAGTGGCATTGATCTGGCCGCACTGATGGAGGCGCCGCGTCAGAACATCGTCATCACGGAAGAGATGACTGGTGTGACGCACCACTTCATCGACGCGTTCTTTTCCGGGGAATCGGAAAACAACCGCATCAATGGCGAGGTGAGCGGCCTGACGATTGTCGGTGACACCTATCGTCGTACGGGCGGCTGA